The genomic interval TATAATAAGAACCTTTGCTTTTCGCGTTCGCGTCGTCTCACCAAGACGATTAAATGTTCCCGTATCCATAAAATAAAAAATCATTTCCTGGCCTTCCGGTGGCAAACGATGAATTTCATCTAAAAATAAGATGCCCTGATCGGCAGCTTCTACCAAGCCAGCTTTGGCAGTATCAGCCCCTGTAAAAGCACCCTTTATATGTCCAAAGATATGTGAAATCAAAAGCTGTGCGTTATTATAATAATCAGCACAATTAAAGGTAATAAAAGGGGCATCAGCGGCAAGTTTATGTACGGTTTTCCCATATTCATACATCATATGAGCGAACAAGGTCTTTCCAACACCCGTTTGTCCTACGATTAAGGTATGCAACCCATCGGGCGGATATAAAATTGCTGCTTTTGCCTGTTCTACTTGTTTTTTTAGGCTGCTATTTGCACCGATTAAATATTCAAACGGCCCTTTTTGTACAAATTCCGACTTAGGGATGCATTCTTCGATCGCATTTACTTGAATCGGACCAAGCTCAATAACTTCACCGGTCAAAACTGCTAAACTCTCTTTATCAAAAAATAGTACAGGTCTGCCAAGTATCTTGATAATCTTATCCTGACGGTGCAGTGCGTTAAGTTCCATACTGACATTATTGCGTAAGATATTTAAATTTTCAGCAATCTCTGCCGCATCAACGCCTACTCGTCCCTGCAACGCTTCCAGTTGATATTCCTTCGACTTCGATTTTATATACTCATAGATTTTATCAATACGTTTCATGAGTCACCAGTCCCTAAACTTATTTGTCTCCCTGAAAAATTGAACTTTCTACTTTTTCCATCGTTTTCTTATTTTATCATTTTACCCTATAAATAGAAAAACGGCTAGTATTCTTGTGAAATACTAGCCAGTAGTTGATAATCTATGGACAGATAGGCCGCCGGTCGGCGATAAGCACTCATCTGCGTCGTTGCAGCAAGGTGCTGTCGCCCTAGTACAAAAGTACGACTCCTTCTCAACCTCTTGCTGCGCCTAGCAGCTGAGCACTTCTCACCAACCGGAAACCTATCTTCGTACTAGTTTATAAGTGGTACGGATTTCGTTATTTTCTAAATTATTGGCATAAATAATTACATATAAGGTGCGGATCAGTGAAATTTTTTAAATCATTGTGCTGATAAAGATTTTAATAGTGCCTGCCGTTGTTGTTTTACACTTGTCACGTTTTGCAGTGAAGCTTCAATTGGCGTGATCTCTTTGCTGCTATTAGCATTGATAAACGATCCGACCAGCCTTTGTTCTTCTACTGCATAAAGGTCTTCCTGAAAACTCACGTAAAACTCATGCTTCTGATTAGAAATTCTTTTCGCAGTCATTTCTGGGATGATCATCCATTTACATCCTGCTTGTTTCGCTTTCGCGAATTCCTCTGACAAAGCCCCTCGCTGCCCCTCCGCAATCAAAAAACTCGGTAAACTGGTTCGCAAGACTGACGCATAGTTTTCTTCCATATAAAACTGATCTTCCGCAATCTCCTTATCTATCTTCGTAACAAGCGGCGCAACGTAGACCATAGCCGTCTCGCCGCCGGCTACACCTTCATACCGATTGGCAATTTGCCTTTCCTCCAGAACGCCTGCTTGTTTCGCCTCTTCTCTCACATCATAATAATTTCGGATTGCAGAATCCAAATATACCGTAATCGAGTGACGTTTCTTATCAACATTTCGATTGCGCCGCCAAACTTCTTGGCTGCCAAACTGCGCATATCCGCCCGAAATATTTTGCAATACATTTCTCACTGGATCGCCTTGTATCACAACCCTGGTCAAATTAATCTGACTGCCAAACTGATCTGCAAAGGCTTGATTGCCCACAGCGGGTGCGCCAAATGTAATCACTTCGAGCTGTGCGGGATCGACACCTAAACTAATAAGTCTCGCAGCTCCCAGTGTTGCTACCGCTCCGCCTAAGCTATGTCCAACCAGATACAATTTACGCTTACTGTCGCCTTTTAATACATCTGCAATATATTCGCCATAGGTTGCACCATCATCTTCTTCACTGAAAAAAGCAGTCTGCGTATACTTATGAAACCCACGATGCACCATTGGCTCTTTGCTGGTAAGATTTTGTTTTTTTGCTTGTTCAGCAAATTGCTCTGGTGTAGTTCCACCAAAATATATTTTGTTAAAATTGAGATCAATTGCAAGATCTTTAAAACTTTCTGTTCCGGTAATTGCTAAAATATAAATATCATGCTCCAATTCAAAAGCATCATTTTCAACAAAGTAAAATTTTGTATCAACACCATTTACAAATTTTTTATACGGCTTGATCTGCCAACCTTCTTCTAAGAGCTCGGTTCTTGCGATTTGACCGATGCGATCATTATAAGTAGCTAAACAAACAATTGCGTTGATATACTCTAATTTCGCCTTCTGATACTCTTCTAAAATTCCGGCATATGCAACCGTATTCATAAAAAATACAAAGCATAGACATAGAAGAAGTGTCTTTTTAAGTACTCTTTGCAAAACCAATCCCCTCCATTTGATCTGGCGATACGGTCCAATGATCAGCCAAAATCCTGCGTAGTAGGCTCACATTCTTTTGGCAAATGCCTCTGAACGAACCTGTTATGTATCTATTTATTATACGAGAAGATTCCGTTCTCTTCCAGTTCCAAATATTTCAATATTTACTTATCTAATTTGATCAGCGACCAATCATCCAGTAATTCACCATTTTGCTTAAATACTTGTACATACAAGACCCCATTGGCAATTTTTACGACAGAATAAGTTGGCATATCCGTAGCATTTGTGAAATATGTATTCCATAGCTTGGTTCCAACACTTTCATAATACTTTGTTCCACTGCGTCCAACTGTACTATAAATGGTACCACCTTCCGCAACCCGCTGATCGTTTACCATCGCAAACGTACGTGCATTCACATGATCATGTCCACTGAATACAACATCTACACCATATTGATCAAAAATTGGTACAAACTGCTTTGTGATGGATGCCGTTATTTGATCTGTACGATTTGGGTATACAGGACGATGTACAAATACAACTTTCCAACGTTTATTCGTAGCCGCCAAATCATTTTTGAGCCATATCTTTTGCAACTCCAGTGACGCCGGAATAAAGTTGCGTTCTTCCCCGAATTGACTATCTAAAATCACAAAATGCACATCACCATAGTCAAATGAATATACCTGCCCTTTTAAGCCTTCAGGGCCATTTTGCGGCAGCATAAATTGCTGTGTAAAAAAGGTCGGCATAGAGAATTTTCTTTCTGGTGTATACGTTTCATGATTCCCCACCACTGGAATGATTGGCAGTTTATTAGAAATACCCGAAATTCCAGCAAACCAGTTCTTCCATTCCTGATAAGTTTGACCATTATCAACCAAATCTCCCACATTCACAAAAAATGCGGCATCACGATTTTGAACATACGCATTCGTAAATGTCGATTTCCATACACTGTAGTCATTGCTTTGCGAATCACCAAACAACAAAAATTTAAAATTGCTTTCTAAACTTTCTGTACGAAACATTCCCTCTGCATCCCAATTTTGACCATCACCAATTCTATATACATACCTCGTTCCCGGTTGTAAATTCTTTAAAGTTGTACTATGCATATAAACATTTCCTTGATCAGTAGCAAACAACGAAGTCTCTGCTTTTTGCATTTTTACCGTTGAAACTTCAACCGCCGGCATATCCGCTTCACTATATTCCACATACAGCATATTACTTTCTTGATCCTGCGTTCGCCAAGTGATCGTCTGTGTTGTCTTTGCATCTTCGACCCAGGTAAGCGTAATATCTTCAACAACGCCATGTGCCAAACAAGATGACGTGATAAAGAGCATACATAGCACCAGAGCCATCCAAATACGATTCCACTCCATCTTTTTCATTACGTTCCCTCCTCTAAAAGATTTTCTTATACAGTATCATATAATAAAATAATAAAAACACCAAGTTTTTAAGTCATTTTTACAAAAAAGAAGAGAAATCCATCACTTCCATGATTTAAGATTTCTCCTCTAAATGAAAATATTTTCGCCTGATATACCATAACCGCACAAATAGTAAAACCGCACCAACAACAATGCCCGCAATCAATCCAATCCAATAACCGTATGGACCAGCAGAAAAAAAGTTAGCAAATCCATACCCCAATGGCAATCCAACGATCCAAAATGATATTATCGCCAACATTAACGTGACTTTTACATCCTTATATCCTCTAAGCGCACCTTGCATTGGTGCATTTACAGCATCAGCCAATTGCAGAAAAATTGCATAGACCAAAAATACCTGAATCAATTGGTCTACAGCAAGGTTATGTGTATATAAGGCTGAGATCTCAGCTTTATAAAATATCAATATACTTGCTAATGTCCCCGAAAATAGCAGTGAAATCAGCATGCCCATATTCGTATATTGCTTCGCATCTGTATACCGACCTGCGCCAACTTCAAAGCCAACTAAGATCGTTAAGGTCATACTAATACTAAGCGGGATCATATAAACCATCGTAGTAAAATTAAGAGCTGCTTGATGTGCCGCAATGACTTCAGTTCCGTAAGCAGCCATAAATAATCCCACTGCACCAAAAATACTTTGTTCACAAAAAATTGCACTGCCAATCGGTATGCCAATGGCTAGCTGCTTTCGCAAATCTTTAAATGACACTGCAAAAAATGTTGCAAATATCTTATATTCTTTAAAAGGTTTGCAATTACAAACCACAACAATATTAATGATCATTACCATCCAATAGGCAATTGCTGTTCCAACCCCAGCACCGATACCGCCAAGTTGCGGAAACCCAAACTTACCAAAGATGAAAAGATAATTCATTATAATATTAATAGGAACTGAGCAAACCGTAATCAACATTGTAACTCTGGTGTAGCCCAATGCATCAATGAAATTCCGCAGACTAGAACTAATAAAAATAGGACAAATCCCAAATGCTATAGCTTGGAAGAAACCTCTGGCAATTGTCTCTACTCTCGCATCAAGATTCATAAACCGCAAAACAGGATCAGCAAAAAGATAACCAAGTAAAACAACACAGATACCAATAATAATTGCTAAATAAATTCCCTGTATTACGACAAAAGGAAGCTGCTCTTTCTTGCCTGCGCCGTATAATTGTGCAATCATTGGTGTTAATCCAGAAATGACACCCAAAATCCCGCCAAAAATCGGCATAAATAGATTCACTGCTATGGCAACACCAGCCAAATCATATGCACTAGCATTCCCTGCCATAACGGTATCAAAAAATCCAATCGATATAATTGCCAATTGAGTAATAAAAACAGGGAACAGAACAATAACAACTTGTCTTAATTTTTCCTTATAAGTAAACGTTTGTCTCATGAAAAATCTTTATCTATACAACATTTTTTATATTTTTTACCACTTCCACATGGACAAGGGTCATTTCTGCCAATGCTTGAAGAACGTGGTACAAATTTTACAACATTGTCTTTCGTTTTCTGCGATTGATATTTTTCCAAAAAGTTTCTTTTAACACCTGATAAATCCTGTGGACGGTTCCCTTTTAATACCCATTTATGTGTCGTATTGTTTAATTCAGCTAAAATAGCTCCTATATGCTGCACTTGTTCCAAGCTAGATAACTTTACGACAGTTTGTACATACCCGATCACCTCGTTCAATTCTTCATCATTTAACATCATAATACATATTTCCCCGGCAATATTTTTTGCTTCATCCGGTGAAAGTGCTAATGTCTCCTCAAAGAATTTAATCAAAGCAAGATATGCTTCTGTCTCTTCGTAATATTCTAAATCTCCGGCTTGATAAACTTCATCATACGTAAATTCACAATACGCAATATCTTGACGAGCAATTTGCTCTTCAAATAATGCCTCTGGATCCATTACCGTATAATAATACATCCCTACTTCTGTATTGATGATATTTCCCTGCCAACAGCCGGCATTGACCATGACACCCATAAAATCAACGAAATCAATCTTTTTACTCTTTAATAGCTGATTTACACGTGCATGCAATTGATCATAAGGTAAATATCCATAATAATATAACAATCCTGTTGCTAAATGAATGATTTCATCGTTTGCAGTAATTTCTTTTTTTAACTTTGCATTATCCAGACTCGCATAAACCTCTAACAATTCATCCGGTAAATACCAAGCCTGCGCATCATCATCGTGCATACCACTGAATAAGATCCCAATACTGCGCATATAGTCCATGCGGACATCATTCATATCAAGGACTGTGCTCAGACCTTGTTTTCTGCTCAAATGCGTCAAAATATTATACTGTTCAATCCCAATCGTAATCATCCACTTATGAGAAAACGCAACAATCTCCGGAACTAACGCCTCTGCCATCTCTTGTTTTTTTAACGTGCTAATCCCCTGCACGCATAAGTTATAACGAATATCATCTAATTCCGCTTTTGTTAAAGTACTAAGTGCCGCAAGCAGTGTACGTTTTTCCGGAACCTGATAACGCCATAAAATCTTTTTACGTTTTTCCATCTGTTTTGCAATCTCTATTTCTAAGTCATCCGCTACAATATCCTGTCCATTTTTTTCTGCCATATGAATCCCTCACTTATTTAAAATCCTTTACAAAATAAAACCCTATTTGCAGACTCTGCCACAAATAGGGCTTTTTCATCCATCCTTCACTTACTCTAAGTTTATAATAGATATTTCCCAATCGTCAAGTTATGTAGGCTAAATTATGTCAAAATTACTCATACGAAAAATACCGATCCAGACCTCTGAAAATTCCTGTTGCCGCTTTTTTTACGCCCGCAGCAGTCTGAAGGAATTTTCCCTCCTCTGGATTTGATATAAATGCCACTTCAACAAGTGTTGCTGGCATTTTCGTATGTTTTACCACGTAGAAATTACATGTACGCGTACTGCGATCAACCGTTCCTAACTGACTAATAACGCCCTCACGAACAAACTTGGCAAGGCGCTCATCTCCATTTGTCTTCGGATAATAATAGGAAGACGTTCCTTTTACTTGTGCATTGACAAAAGCATCTAAATGAATACTAACAAATACATCTGCATTCGCACGATTAGCGATATCCGCTCTCGCCTGCAATTCCTCTTTCGCAGAAGCATTCGCATAGGCAACATCCATATCGGCACTGCGTGTCATAATTACCTTCGCTCCAGCTCCTTCTAACATTTGTTTAAGTTCTAAACCGATTTCAAAGGTAATATCTTTTTCCTTGCTGCGATCAGGTCCGACAGCACCACTGTCACTGCCGCCATGTCCGGGGTCAATCGCAATGATCTTATCCTTCAATCCCGGTACATCAAACAGTTTAATATTCTTTGTTACAACGGCATCCGCATCTGGTAATGTTGTTCCTGACGTACTTTCGGAAGCTGGCACAGTTGTATGTGTTTCCTCATGTGCAAGATTGCCAAAATCCATAACGATACGATTTGCTTTATCAGCCGCCGGATTTTCTTTTAAGGAAAAAATATCATACTGATCTTTTGATACATTGGCTTCTACGACGACGCGTACCGTTGATGCATCAAATTGACTTACTCTTACTTTGCCTACCAAGCTACTATTGACCGCTGTCACCTTACCAACATCTGGGCTTAACCAAGCGCCCTTCATATCAATCGCAATCCTATTTGGATTCGATAAAACAAAGGTTTTATAATCTACAGGCCCGGATGTATCTAAAACCACTCGTACTTTATCACCACTGTTATAAATTCGAACTCCATCCACTCTCGCCAGTCCACTCACACGTTCACTGAAACCAGCGGCAAATCCCATCGCTGGACTCGCAATAAAACACACCAACACTAACCATAAAAGAATCGACTTGCGCATCTTACTCCTCCAATTGTTGAGAATTATATCAATCGCGACTTAGTTCAAAATCGTGTATTATATTTTGAACTTTCGTCAAAAATATCCAAAATGTCGACTACATTAAATGACGATTTCAAAAGAGAAACCAGAGCAACAAATCCTCTTGGATATATGTATTTATTTGATAAAATAAAAAGGTTTACCCTTTATTATTATTTGTTTACACAAAAAACGCAAGCCTTTTCCCCCATATTCTTTCAAAAACTCACATTTTTTCTTCATTTGTTTTTTAGCGCTGATCCATGTATACTAAATTTATATTAACCTGTGGAGGATTCCTATGATTAAACACGTATTATTCGATCTTGATGGTACACTGATTCATTTTGACCACATGCTTTTTGTTGAGAATTATGTAAAACTATTAAGTAAAAAATTATCCCATATGACCGATCCCAGAGAGTTTGCTGCACAACTTCTCTCTGCTACAGGCTGTATGATCAAAAGTACGGATGGGACCAAAACCAATGCCGATATTTTTTGGGATTATTTTCATACCAATACCAATCTATCAAAAGAAAACTTAGACCCACTGATTGAAGATTTTTATGATAATGATTTTATGCAGTTAAAAGAAATGGTGACAGTTCCAGAAATTTTACCAATCATCGATAAAATAAAGAAAAAACATATAGCAATGACCATTGCCACCAATCCGGTTTTTCCATTAAAAGCTGTGAAAGCCCGCTTGCATTGGGCTGGTCTGCAGGATGTTGATTTTAAGCTTATTACCAGCTATGAAAACAGTCACTATTGCAAACCAAACCTACATTATTTTGAGGAAATCGTTGACACCCTGAAAACGACGCCGACTGAATGCTTAATGATCGGCAATAATGTAACCGAGGACTTAATTGCTGGGAAAATCGGTATAAAAACATACCTTCTGACTGATCACCTGCTAAATCTCGACCAAAAAGAAATTCAAGCTGACTATATTGGTACAATCGCCGATTTGACCAAGGACATTGATAAAATATTATGTTAGATGCCTTTAATCAACATTAAGGAACCAATTCGAAGACGTTCTACATGCTTTTCTTATACGAAAAAGAGTACATAAGCTTTCAAAGGTTAACCCTATTGAAAAGCTATGTGCTCTTTTTGTTATACATTTCCTTCATATTATTTACGCTGATTTTTTGAAAGTAACAGCTTGACTTGAATATCCAACTGATTTTCTAGTGAAATAGGATCATTAGACCAAAAGTCATAACGATCAATCTCATAGAAGTGGTTGTTTTTTACTGCGGATAAATTTTTCCAGACTTGGCTTTCCATAATTTCAATCGTTTGTTTTGCGCCTCCCTCTTGCGGAGAAACTAATATAAACATATGATCTGCCGCATACTGGGGAAGCGTTTCTAACGACAGATTGATTCCACCGTTTTTCCCAAGAATATATTGCTCGGCAGCCGCTGGCGGAGTAAATTGGAACGTTCTATATAAATTTCTGGCCCCTCTGCCATAATCTTGATTAATAACCCAAAGACCTTTACCCCAGATCTCATAAATAGCGACTGTTTCATCTTTGCCAATAACTCCAGCAATTTGCTCTCTGGCAAATTGTTCTTTAATTTCGAAATTTTTTATCCAGTCTTCTGCTTCTTTTTCTCTATCTAATATCACAGCGATTTCTCTAAGCTGATCATAAACATCTTTAGCCGACCATGGAATCACCACTGTAGGGGCAATTTGAGAAAGTATTTCATAATTTTGTCCATCCATTGTAATGATTAAATCTGGATCTAAAGCCACAATACGTTCTACCGACTCTCCAACATCAGCAATACCCGCAATTTTATCTTGCAAAAAGGTGTATTTCATTTCTACAGAGCCAGCACCTACAGGCTTAACCCCCAAGGTCAATAAATAGCCCAAATAGTTCATCGCTACAATACGTTTTGGCTTCACAGGAATTTCAATTTCCCCCTGCAGCGTTTTGATTCTTTTCATTTCTGATCTTTCTACTGTTTTATCTTCATTTTCTATCTTATGCACATCTGCCATCGCACGCAATGAATCCACAACGCCACGGCTATATCCCACATAACATCCTAAGATGACAATCGTAATTAAACTAAATATTAAAATTTTCTTTTTTCGAAACATGATGATCCTCCACATGCGTAGTTCTACTTTTATTTAAAACACTTTCTTGCTATAAAAACAGATCACCCCAGCATCTTATAGCAATCTACGCCATTGACAATCCATAGGGTATACATAGCGGAACTCCTGTTCTCGGATCGGGGATAATATCTGCATCAATCCCAAAAATTTCGTGAAGGATCGCAGGCGTCATGACTTCTTTTGGAGATCCTTGATGCATGACTTTTCCTTTTTTTACAGCCACCATATGCTGCGCATAGCGAGCTGCATGATTTAAGTCATGCACGACCATCACGATAGTTCTGCCTTCTTCCTTGTTTAACCGACATAAAAGTTGCAACACCTCTAGCTGATGCGCCATATCTAAAAAGCTTGTCGGCTCATCAAGAAACAAGATATCGGTCTGCTGTGCCAAAGCCATAGCAATCCATGCCCGTTGACGCTGCCCTCCCGATAAATGATCTAATTGAAAATCATAAAATTCCGTCATTCCGGTCACTTCAATCGCCCAGCTTATAATTTTTCTATCCTCTGCAGTAAGCGAACCAAAGCCTGTCTGGTTAGAAAATCGCCCATAACTAACTAATTCATACACTGTCATACCTTCAGGCGCCACCGGATTTTGAGGAAGTATTGCCAATTGTTTGGCTACTTCTTTCGTAGATTTATGATGTATAGATTCGCCATCTAAAAAAACGCCGCCTCTTTTTGGTTTCACAATACGTGCCATAGTCTTAAGCATCGTAGATTTTCCTGAACCATTCGCACCTACTAAAACTGTAATCTTCCCTAAAGTTATATGTATATTTAAATTTTCAACAATAAGTCTATCCCCGTAGGAAATATCAAGCCGCTTTGCCTCAAATTCTTGTAACATAGCTATGGCCTCCTTTCGTTTCTGTTCTATGAATGCTTGGATCTTGCTAGTAAATATAAGAAATAC from Massilibacillus massiliensis carries:
- a CDS encoding lipase family protein → MQRVLKKTLLLCLCFVFFMNTVAYAGILEEYQKAKLEYINAIVCLATYNDRIGQIARTELLEEGWQIKPYKKFVNGVDTKFYFVENDAFELEHDIYILAITGTESFKDLAIDLNFNKIYFGGTTPEQFAEQAKKQNLTSKEPMVHRGFHKYTQTAFFSEEDDGATYGEYIADVLKGDSKRKLYLVGHSLGGAVATLGAARLISLGVDPAQLEVITFGAPAVGNQAFADQFGSQINLTRVVIQGDPVRNVLQNISGGYAQFGSQEVWRRNRNVDKKRHSITVYLDSAIRNYYDVREEAKQAGVLEERQIANRYEGVAGGETAMVYVAPLVTKIDKEIAEDQFYMEENYASVLRTSLPSFLIAEGQRGALSEEFAKAKQAGCKWMIIPEMTAKRISNQKHEFYVSFQEDLYAVEEQRLVGSFINANSSKEITPIEASLQNVTSVKQQRQALLKSLSAQ
- a CDS encoding purple acid phosphatase family protein; the protein is MKKMEWNRIWMALVLCMLFITSSCLAHGVVEDITLTWVEDAKTTQTITWRTQDQESNMLYVEYSEADMPAVEVSTVKMQKAETSLFATDQGNVYMHSTTLKNLQPGTRYVYRIGDGQNWDAEGMFRTESLESNFKFLLFGDSQSNDYSVWKSTFTNAYVQNRDAAFFVNVGDLVDNGQTYQEWKNWFAGISGISNKLPIIPVVGNHETYTPERKFSMPTFFTQQFMLPQNGPEGLKGQVYSFDYGDVHFVILDSQFGEERNFIPASLELQKIWLKNDLAATNKRWKVVFVHRPVYPNRTDQITASITKQFVPIFDQYGVDVVFSGHDHVNARTFAMVNDQRVAEGGTIYSTVGRSGTKYYESVGTKLWNTYFTNATDMPTYSVVKIANGVLYVQVFKQNGELLDDWSLIKLDK
- a CDS encoding MATE family efflux transporter produces the protein MRQTFTYKEKLRQVVIVLFPVFITQLAIISIGFFDTVMAGNASAYDLAGVAIAVNLFMPIFGGILGVISGLTPMIAQLYGAGKKEQLPFVVIQGIYLAIIIGICVVLLGYLFADPVLRFMNLDARVETIARGFFQAIAFGICPIFISSSLRNFIDALGYTRVTMLITVCSVPINIIMNYLFIFGKFGFPQLGGIGAGVGTAIAYWMVMIINIVVVCNCKPFKEYKIFATFFAVSFKDLRKQLAIGIPIGSAIFCEQSIFGAVGLFMAAYGTEVIAAHQAALNFTTMVYMIPLSISMTLTILVGFEVGAGRYTDAKQYTNMGMLISLLFSGTLASILIFYKAEISALYTHNLAVDQLIQVFLVYAIFLQLADAVNAPMQGALRGYKDVKVTLMLAIISFWIVGLPLGYGFANFFSAGPYGYWIGLIAGIVVGAVLLFVRLWYIRRKYFHLEEKS
- a CDS encoding SEC-C metal-binding domain-containing protein, which codes for MAEKNGQDIVADDLEIEIAKQMEKRKKILWRYQVPEKRTLLAALSTLTKAELDDIRYNLCVQGISTLKKQEMAEALVPEIVAFSHKWMITIGIEQYNILTHLSRKQGLSTVLDMNDVRMDYMRSIGILFSGMHDDDAQAWYLPDELLEVYASLDNAKLKKEITANDEIIHLATGLLYYYGYLPYDQLHARVNQLLKSKKIDFVDFMGVMVNAGCWQGNIINTEVGMYYYTVMDPEALFEEQIARQDIAYCEFTYDEVYQAGDLEYYEETEAYLALIKFFEETLALSPDEAKNIAGEICIMMLNDEELNEVIGYVQTVVKLSSLEQVQHIGAILAELNNTTHKWVLKGNRPQDLSGVKRNFLEKYQSQKTKDNVVKFVPRSSSIGRNDPCPCGSGKKYKKCCIDKDFS
- a CDS encoding N-acetylmuramoyl-L-alanine amidase, producing the protein MRKSILLWLVLVCFIASPAMGFAAGFSERVSGLARVDGVRIYNSGDKVRVVLDTSGPVDYKTFVLSNPNRIAIDMKGAWLSPDVGKVTAVNSSLVGKVRVSQFDASTVRVVVEANVSKDQYDIFSLKENPAADKANRIVMDFGNLAHEETHTTVPASESTSGTTLPDADAVVTKNIKLFDVPGLKDKIIAIDPGHGGSDSGAVGPDRSKEKDITFEIGLELKQMLEGAGAKVIMTRSADMDVAYANASAKEELQARADIANRANADVFVSIHLDAFVNAQVKGTSSYYYPKTNGDERLAKFVREGVISQLGTVDRSTRTCNFYVVKHTKMPATLVEVAFISNPEEGKFLQTAAGVKKAATGIFRGLDRYFSYE
- a CDS encoding HAD family hydrolase, translating into MIKHVLFDLDGTLIHFDHMLFVENYVKLLSKKLSHMTDPREFAAQLLSATGCMIKSTDGTKTNADIFWDYFHTNTNLSKENLDPLIEDFYDNDFMQLKEMVTVPEILPIIDKIKKKHIAMTIATNPVFPLKAVKARLHWAGLQDVDFKLITSYENSHYCKPNLHYFEEIVDTLKTTPTECLMIGNNVTEDLIAGKIGIKTYLLTDHLLNLDQKEIQADYIGTIADLTKDIDKILC
- a CDS encoding ABC transporter substrate-binding protein: MFRKKKILIFSLITIVILGCYVGYSRGVVDSLRAMADVHKIENEDKTVERSEMKRIKTLQGEIEIPVKPKRIVAMNYLGYLLTLGVKPVGAGSVEMKYTFLQDKIAGIADVGESVERIVALDPDLIITMDGQNYEILSQIAPTVVIPWSAKDVYDQLREIAVILDREKEAEDWIKNFEIKEQFAREQIAGVIGKDETVAIYEIWGKGLWVINQDYGRGARNLYRTFQFTPPAAAEQYILGKNGGINLSLETLPQYAADHMFILVSPQEGGAKQTIEIMESQVWKNLSAVKNNHFYEIDRYDFWSNDPISLENQLDIQVKLLLSKNQRK
- a CDS encoding ABC transporter ATP-binding protein, translating into MLQEFEAKRLDISYGDRLIVENLNIHITLGKITVLVGANGSGKSTMLKTMARIVKPKRGGVFLDGESIHHKSTKEVAKQLAILPQNPVAPEGMTVYELVSYGRFSNQTGFGSLTAEDRKIISWAIEVTGMTEFYDFQLDHLSGGQRQRAWIAMALAQQTDILFLDEPTSFLDMAHQLEVLQLLCRLNKEEGRTIVMVVHDLNHAARYAQHMVAVKKGKVMHQGSPKEVMTPAILHEIFGIDADIIPDPRTGVPLCIPYGLSMA